The Candidatus Sulfotelmatobacter sp. genome includes a window with the following:
- a CDS encoding NAD(P)-binding domain-containing protein gives MLLTVIAFAALTGVFVALHLRRAPGARAAEIRCPRCRKAVPQGASHCPSCRAPLQAFELATARVVSGAPAASGPRHAVVRADVCVGCGACVDVCPEPGAIRLENKLAIVNLDLCKGHGNCAEACPVSGIVITAGESVQRLQVPLVSPDFESNVPGMYVVGELGGRGLIKNAVNEGKLAIEHVARTLAASRAPAGPGVYDVVIVGAGPAGLSAGLEALSSRLNYLILEQGTLADTIAKYPREKVLFAEPLRVPLYGDLWVADASKESLLKVWQTAIEKTGLRVTTGQRVENVVREASGFIVRTAQGEHRGRRVVLAMGRRGTPRRLGVTGEDLDKVFYEIVEMEAFAGKRMLVVGGGDSAIESALGLANQKGTTVTLSYRGTEFARVKERNQEKIDAAVKAGKVELLLQSQVKEIRPDVVALEHQGALRLLPNDAVVVRIGGEAPYPFLERMGVRIVKKEMAVDLEATGKHG, from the coding sequence GTGCTGCTCACGGTGATCGCGTTTGCCGCCCTCACCGGAGTGTTCGTGGCTCTGCACCTGCGCCGCGCGCCGGGTGCGCGCGCGGCCGAGATCCGCTGCCCGCGCTGCCGCAAGGCGGTGCCGCAGGGCGCGAGCCACTGCCCGAGCTGTCGCGCGCCGCTCCAGGCGTTCGAGCTGGCCACCGCGCGCGTGGTGAGCGGCGCGCCGGCGGCCTCCGGCCCGCGTCACGCGGTGGTGCGCGCCGACGTGTGCGTGGGCTGCGGCGCGTGCGTGGACGTTTGCCCGGAGCCGGGGGCGATCCGACTCGAAAACAAGCTCGCGATCGTCAATCTCGATCTGTGCAAGGGCCATGGGAACTGCGCCGAGGCCTGCCCGGTGAGCGGCATCGTGATCACCGCCGGTGAATCGGTACAGCGCCTGCAGGTGCCGCTGGTCAGTCCCGACTTCGAGAGCAACGTGCCCGGGATGTACGTGGTCGGCGAGCTGGGTGGCCGTGGACTGATCAAGAACGCCGTCAACGAGGGCAAGCTCGCCATCGAGCACGTCGCGCGCACGCTGGCGGCCTCACGCGCGCCGGCGGGTCCCGGCGTCTACGACGTGGTGATCGTCGGCGCCGGACCGGCTGGATTGTCGGCCGGGCTCGAAGCGCTGAGCTCGCGGCTCAACTACCTGATCCTCGAGCAGGGAACGCTGGCCGATACGATCGCCAAGTATCCGCGCGAGAAGGTGCTGTTCGCGGAGCCCCTGCGCGTCCCGCTCTACGGCGATCTCTGGGTGGCGGACGCATCCAAGGAGTCGCTGCTCAAAGTGTGGCAGACCGCGATCGAGAAGACCGGCCTCCGGGTGACGACCGGGCAGCGCGTCGAGAACGTGGTGCGCGAGGCGAGCGGTTTCATCGTCCGCACCGCGCAGGGGGAGCACCGCGGGCGACGCGTGGTCCTGGCGATGGGCCGGCGCGGCACCCCGCGGCGTCTGGGCGTGACCGGGGAAGATCTCGACAAGGTGTTCTACGAGATCGTCGAAATGGAAGCCTTCGCGGGCAAGCGCATGCTGGTGGTGGGCGGCGGCGACAGCGCGATCGAATCCGCACTCGGACTCGCCAACCAGAAGGGCACCACCGTCACCCTGTCCTACCGCGGAACGGAGTTCGCGCGGGTGAAGGAACGCAACCAGGAGAAGATCGACGCCGCCGTGAAGGCGGGCAAGGTCGAGCTCCTGCTGCAGAGCCAGGTGAAGGAGATCCGCCCCGACGTCGTCGCGCTCGAGCACCAGGGCGCGCTGCGACTCCTGCCCAACGACGCCGTCGTGGTCCGCATCGGAGGCGAAGCGCCCTACCCGTTCCTCGAGCGGATGGGCGTGCGCATCGTGAAGAAGGAAATGGCCGTGGACCTGGAGGCCACCGGAAAGCACGGATGA
- the rocF gene encoding arginase — translation MTTRRRNVEIIGIPVDLGAGRRGVDMGPSAIRIADLEPRLEGLGHKVTDFGDIDVVIPETQKVGAGKLRYKAPILAACDELRKQVERSLGEGRMPLVLGGDHSIAIGSVAGSSAHFARSNENIGLIWFDAHGDANTPETTPSGNIHGMSLAVSLGLGDSDLVNLGGRAPKVLPNNTVLIGCRDLDPGERQILRKSGATVYTMRDIDERGMRDVVDEAIGLASDNSAGIHVSFDLDVVDPEDAPGTGTPVWGGITYREAHLAMEMLSDRASIVALDLVEVNPVLDSQNMTGILAAELAQSALGKRIL, via the coding sequence ATGACGACTCGACGACGGAACGTGGAAATCATCGGCATTCCGGTGGATCTCGGGGCGGGTCGACGGGGGGTCGACATGGGCCCCTCGGCGATCCGGATCGCCGACCTCGAGCCCCGGCTCGAGGGGCTGGGGCACAAGGTCACCGACTTCGGTGACATCGATGTGGTGATCCCCGAGACCCAGAAGGTGGGCGCCGGCAAGCTCCGTTACAAGGCGCCGATCCTGGCCGCCTGCGACGAGCTCAGGAAGCAGGTCGAACGCAGCCTCGGCGAGGGCCGCATGCCGCTGGTGCTGGGCGGCGACCACAGCATCGCGATCGGCTCGGTGGCGGGCTCGAGCGCCCACTTCGCGCGCTCGAACGAAAACATCGGCCTGATCTGGTTCGACGCTCACGGTGACGCCAACACGCCCGAGACCACGCCGTCCGGAAACATTCACGGCATGTCGCTGGCGGTCTCGCTGGGGCTCGGCGACAGCGATCTGGTCAACCTGGGCGGCCGCGCACCCAAGGTGCTGCCCAACAACACCGTGCTGATCGGCTGTCGCGACCTGGATCCGGGGGAGCGGCAGATCCTGCGGAAGAGCGGCGCCACCGTCTACACCATGCGCGACATCGACGAGCGCGGCATGCGCGACGTGGTGGACGAAGCGATCGGCCTCGCCAGCGACAACTCCGCCGGCATCCACGTCTCGTTCGATCTCGACGTCGTGGATCCCGAAGACGCGCCCGGCACCGGAACGCCGGTGTGGGGCGGGATCACGTATCGCGAGGCGCATCTGGCGATGGAGATGCTCAGTGATCGCGCCTCGATCGTGGCCCTCGATCTGGTCGAAGTGAATCCGGTGCTCGACAGCCAGAACATGACCGGCATCCTCGCCGCCGAGCTGGCGCAGAGCGCGCTCGGCAAGCGCATCCTGTAG